The proteins below are encoded in one region of Cryptosporangium minutisporangium:
- a CDS encoding DUF6879 family protein, with translation MAIGGLTYGLTSLTNARGSGAPDQAALTALTLSVFLGGVVLVVQFLMELDGRLRAIEERQIDHEQNIHEVVHRAFTRITESSRLLGMLEESAARSDAVTQMVRHAILIKPGEPDLVYEFAQNEITRTSSFLKALAAGEATYEGEDRDWLIGLTDCTRSHIDATSFATVDAGGDSFGNGFWQSALGRRYLQAQQDARQRGVTVRRIFIFDKPDMVTDEGFRDICTMQRAAGIDLRVLDYHRINQSHMDLRDFIIFDGDVSYETVASSSRVNHAVPAILNTKLVLDIGQLRKRAADFEYLWSLGKSLEEYLVLSA, from the coding sequence TTGGCGATCGGCGGACTGACCTACGGACTGACGAGCTTGACCAATGCGCGCGGATCGGGCGCACCGGATCAGGCCGCACTGACCGCGCTGACACTCTCGGTCTTCCTCGGCGGCGTCGTGCTGGTCGTCCAGTTCCTGATGGAGCTGGATGGGCGATTACGGGCGATCGAAGAGCGGCAGATCGACCACGAGCAGAACATTCACGAGGTGGTCCATCGCGCATTCACGCGGATCACCGAGTCGTCGCGTCTGCTGGGAATGCTGGAGGAGAGTGCGGCGCGTTCCGACGCGGTCACCCAGATGGTCCGGCACGCGATCCTGATCAAGCCGGGCGAGCCCGATCTCGTCTACGAGTTCGCGCAGAACGAAATCACTCGCACGTCGTCCTTCTTGAAGGCGCTGGCTGCCGGCGAGGCCACCTACGAGGGTGAGGACCGGGACTGGCTGATCGGCTTGACCGACTGCACGCGCTCCCACATCGACGCCACCAGCTTCGCGACGGTGGACGCCGGCGGTGACAGTTTCGGGAACGGCTTCTGGCAGAGCGCGCTCGGGCGCCGGTACCTCCAGGCTCAACAGGACGCCCGGCAGCGCGGCGTGACGGTGCGGCGCATCTTCATCTTCGACAAGCCCGACATGGTCACCGACGAAGGATTCCGGGACATCTGCACGATGCAGCGGGCCGCCGGTATCGACCTTCGGGTGCTCGACTACCACCGCATCAACCAGTCCCACATGGACCTGCGCGACTTCATCATCTTCGACGGCGACGTCAGCTACGAGACCGTGGCCTCGTCGAGCCGGGTGAACCATGCGGTGCCGGCGATCCTCAACACCAAGTTGGTGCTCGACATCGGTCAGCTCAGGAAGCGGGCGGCCGATTTCGAGTACCTCTGGTCGCTGGGCAAATCCCTGGAGGAGTACCTCGTCCTGAGCGCGTGA
- the rsmA gene encoding 16S rRNA (adenine(1518)-N(6)/adenine(1519)-N(6))-dimethyltransferase RsmA translates to MSSDDGLLGPAEVRALASRLGVRPTKTLGQNFLHDPNTIRRIVRTAGVGPDDVVLEVGPGLGSLTLGLLGAAAGVVAVEIDPVLAGALPGTVAERLASRAAHLEVLTADAMTVSCEELADAARRVVGSRPATVPAGSAAEGARGVDGPTALVANLPYNVAVPVVLHLLETVPTLRTGLVMVQAEVADRLAAPPGSRTYGVPSAKAAWYCAVTKAGAVPRAVFWPVPNVDSGLVRLERRDPPVGASRKDTFAVVDAAFAQRRKTLRAALAGWAGGAVRAEAALRAAGVDPTARGETIDVATFTRIAAAR, encoded by the coding sequence GTGTCCAGCGATGACGGGTTGCTCGGGCCGGCGGAGGTTCGTGCGCTGGCCTCGCGGCTCGGTGTGCGTCCGACCAAGACGCTCGGCCAGAACTTCCTGCACGATCCGAACACGATCCGGCGCATCGTCCGCACCGCCGGAGTCGGCCCGGACGACGTGGTGCTGGAGGTCGGCCCAGGACTCGGGTCGTTGACGCTCGGCCTGCTGGGAGCCGCCGCCGGGGTGGTGGCGGTGGAGATCGATCCGGTGCTGGCCGGCGCGCTACCGGGCACCGTCGCCGAGCGGCTGGCGTCGCGGGCAGCGCACCTGGAAGTACTGACCGCCGATGCGATGACGGTGTCGTGCGAGGAGCTGGCCGACGCCGCTCGGCGTGTCGTCGGCAGCCGTCCGGCGACGGTTCCGGCCGGGTCGGCGGCCGAGGGGGCGCGTGGCGTCGACGGGCCCACCGCGCTCGTGGCCAACCTGCCCTACAACGTGGCCGTGCCGGTCGTCCTGCACCTCCTGGAGACCGTGCCGACGCTGCGCACCGGGCTGGTGATGGTGCAGGCCGAGGTCGCCGACCGGCTGGCTGCCCCGCCCGGCTCGCGGACCTACGGTGTCCCGAGCGCGAAGGCAGCGTGGTACTGCGCGGTAACCAAGGCCGGCGCCGTGCCGCGGGCCGTGTTCTGGCCCGTTCCCAATGTGGATTCCGGGCTGGTCCGGCTGGAACGGCGCGATCCGCCGGTCGGTGCGTCGCGCAAGGACACGTTCGCTGTGGTCGACGCGGCGTTCGCGCAGCGGCGCAAGACACTGCGGGCGGCGCTGGCCGGTTGGGCCGGGGGAGCGGTGCGCGCGGAGGCGGCTTTGCGGGCCGCCGGGGTGGATCCGACCGCGCGCGGCGAGACGATCGACGTCGCGACCTTTACCCGGATCGCCGCCGCGCGCTGA
- a CDS encoding ubiquitin-like domain-containing protein → MTLRVDGEQRTVHTHADDVRGVLASAGVELSDRDEVIPAVDAEVRRGDTIEVDRARKLKVTVDGTTQEVWVTAPTVEEALDELSMGRRDIKLSASRRSRLPLDGAALSVRTQKQVSLKADGRTTTPTTYAATVEELLVEQGLSLDVDDRAIPAVATILATGQKVTVQRITTKTATKTVTIAAPVTTRKDASMFSGEKRVVTQGRSGKERRVVRSVYTDGKLTTQQVVSKTVLTAAKPTVVAKGTKAYPSGGNGLNWAALAQCESGGRASVVSAGGTYHGLYQFSVSTWQRVGGTGLPSQASPAEQTYRAIKLYNAAGAGQWPVCGSRLFS, encoded by the coding sequence GTGACCCTCCGTGTCGACGGAGAACAGCGAACGGTCCACACCCACGCGGACGACGTCCGGGGTGTGCTGGCTTCCGCAGGGGTCGAACTCAGTGACCGCGACGAAGTGATCCCCGCCGTTGATGCCGAGGTCCGTCGCGGGGACACGATCGAGGTCGACCGGGCCCGGAAATTGAAGGTCACGGTCGACGGCACGACGCAGGAAGTCTGGGTCACCGCGCCGACCGTCGAGGAGGCGCTCGACGAGCTCAGCATGGGCCGCCGTGACATCAAGCTCTCCGCGTCCCGCCGCTCGCGCCTGCCGCTCGACGGCGCGGCGCTCAGCGTCCGCACGCAGAAGCAGGTGAGTCTGAAGGCGGACGGCCGGACGACCACCCCCACCACCTACGCGGCGACCGTGGAGGAGCTGCTCGTCGAGCAGGGCCTCTCGCTCGACGTGGACGACCGGGCGATCCCGGCGGTCGCCACCATCCTGGCCACCGGCCAGAAGGTCACGGTGCAGCGGATCACGACGAAGACCGCGACCAAGACCGTGACGATCGCGGCGCCGGTAACGACGCGTAAGGACGCGAGCATGTTCTCCGGCGAGAAGCGCGTGGTGACTCAGGGACGCTCCGGGAAGGAGCGCCGCGTCGTCCGGTCCGTCTACACGGACGGCAAGCTCACGACGCAGCAGGTGGTCTCCAAGACCGTGCTGACCGCCGCCAAGCCGACCGTGGTCGCGAAGGGCACCAAGGCGTACCCCAGCGGCGGTAACGGGCTGAACTGGGCGGCGCTGGCGCAGTGCGAGTCCGGCGGTCGTGCTTCCGTGGTCTCCGCGGGTGGCACCTACCACGGGCTCTATCAGTTCAGCGTCTCGACGTGGCAGCGCGTGGGCGGCACCGGTCTGCCCAGCCAGGCGAGCCCTGCGGAGCAGACCTACCGCGCGATCAAGCTGTACAACGCGGCCGGCGCCGGGCAGTGGCCGGTCTGCGGCTCGCGCCTCTTCAGCTGA
- a CDS encoding MarR family transcriptional regulator, translating into MASERETLIAQLDMAGRALSTVAVMFHTALAELSGLSATEQKALDLIERFGPLTAGDLAQRSGLAPASVTGLLSRLEKKGFARRIPNPEDRRSVLVEIVRGRLDAIGPHFVELLRPLHQLYDTFSDEELRAILRYLTEAARLQQEVTGRLPRADR; encoded by the coding sequence GTGGCCTCCGAACGCGAGACGCTGATCGCGCAGCTGGACATGGCGGGACGGGCGCTCAGCACGGTGGCGGTCATGTTCCACACGGCGCTCGCCGAACTCTCCGGGCTGAGCGCCACCGAGCAGAAGGCGCTGGATCTGATCGAGCGGTTCGGCCCGCTCACCGCCGGCGATCTCGCTCAGCGCTCGGGCCTCGCGCCCGCCTCGGTCACCGGCCTGTTGAGCCGTCTGGAGAAGAAGGGGTTCGCACGGCGCATCCCCAACCCGGAGGACCGGCGCAGCGTCCTGGTCGAGATCGTCCGCGGCCGCCTGGATGCGATCGGACCGCACTTCGTCGAGTTGCTGCGGCCGTTGCACCAGCTCTACGACACGTTCAGCGACGAGGAGCTGCGCGCGATCTTGCGCTACCTGACCGAGGCGGCGAGGCTCCAGCAGGAGGTCACCGGACGGCTCCCGAGGGCCGACAGATGA
- the rsmI gene encoding 16S rRNA (cytidine(1402)-2'-O)-methyltransferase yields MSAQGRVVLAGVPLGNPGDATDRLKDALATADVIAAEDTRRARRLASDLGVTVGGQIVRYDDVTEQRQTDGLRDRAVAGATVLLVTDGGMPSVSDPGYRLVAAAIAADIPVSVLPGPSAVTTAITLSGLPSARFCFEGFPPREPGKRRSTYAALASEPRTMVFFESPKRIGSSLADAVAAFGADRDAAVCRELTKTHEEVRRGTLGELADWAKDGLLGEITVVIAGAPPPRAEDAPDAAELARRVALAEAGGVPRKEAMRAVATAVGVSRSVVYDAVQAAKRSES; encoded by the coding sequence GTGAGTGCTCAGGGCAGGGTGGTCCTCGCTGGTGTGCCGTTGGGTAACCCGGGTGACGCGACCGATCGGCTGAAGGACGCGCTGGCGACCGCGGACGTGATCGCGGCCGAGGACACTCGGCGGGCGCGGCGGCTCGCGTCCGACCTCGGAGTGACCGTCGGCGGGCAGATCGTCCGCTACGACGACGTCACCGAGCAGCGGCAGACCGACGGCCTGCGGGACCGGGCTGTCGCCGGCGCCACCGTCCTGCTGGTCACGGACGGCGGCATGCCCAGCGTCTCGGATCCCGGGTACCGGCTGGTCGCCGCGGCGATCGCGGCCGACATCCCGGTGAGCGTCCTGCCCGGCCCGTCGGCGGTGACCACCGCGATCACGCTGTCCGGCCTGCCGAGCGCTCGGTTCTGCTTCGAGGGCTTCCCGCCCCGGGAGCCGGGCAAGCGGCGGAGCACGTACGCGGCGCTCGCGAGCGAACCACGCACGATGGTGTTCTTCGAGTCGCCCAAGCGCATCGGGTCCTCACTCGCCGACGCCGTGGCGGCGTTCGGTGCCGACCGGGACGCCGCGGTCTGCCGGGAGTTGACCAAGACGCACGAGGAGGTCCGCCGGGGGACGCTCGGCGAACTCGCCGACTGGGCGAAGGACGGGCTGCTCGGCGAGATCACGGTCGTGATCGCCGGGGCCCCGCCGCCCCGGGCCGAGGACGCACCCGACGCCGCCGAACTCGCCCGCCGGGTGGCGCTCGCCGAGGCCGGCGGCGTGCCGCGCAAGGAGGCGATGCGCGCGGTCGCCACCGCGGTCGGCGTCTCCCGCAGCGTCGTTTACGACGCGGTGCAGGCGGCGAAGCGGAGCGAGAGCTGA
- the metG gene encoding methionine--tRNA ligase, whose protein sequence is MTRHILTAVAWPYANGPRHIGHVSGFGVPSDVFSRYQRMAGNKVLMVSGTDEHGTPILVQAEQEGVSPRELADRYNRVIVDDLTGLGLSYDLFTRTTTRNHYAVAQELFKTLHRNGYLIPKATKGAISPSTGRTLPDRFIEGTCPICGYPSARGDQCDNCGNQLDPTDLIDPRSKINGETPQFVETEHFFLDLPALAEALGSWLQTRTDWRPNVLKFSLNLLDDIKPRAMTRDIDWGVPVPLPGWENNPSKRLYVWFDAVIGYLSASVEWARRSGEPDAWKSWWCNPEASSFYFMGKDNITFHSQIWPAELLGYDGRGSRGGSPGEFGTLELPTEVVSSEFLTMEGKKFSSSRRVVIYVNDFLSRYDADALRYFIAAAGPENQDTDFTWTEFRRRNNDELVAGWGNLVNRSISLAAKNVGAVPTPGTLTEADAALLDSSKAAFASVGALLERSRFKAAIGEAMRVVGDANKYLSDQAPWTLKDPSTHERRDTVLYTALQVVDDCKALLTPFLPHSAQKVHELLGETGVWSGSPEVREVSEEGGPDYPVISGDYAAASARWVSRPIEVGRPLAPPKPVFKKLDESIVEEELARLGDS, encoded by the coding sequence ATGACCCGTCACATCCTCACCGCGGTCGCGTGGCCCTATGCCAACGGTCCGCGGCACATCGGCCACGTCTCCGGATTCGGCGTCCCGTCCGACGTCTTCAGCCGGTACCAGCGCATGGCGGGCAACAAGGTCCTGATGGTCTCCGGGACGGACGAGCATGGGACGCCGATCCTGGTGCAGGCCGAGCAGGAGGGCGTGTCGCCGCGCGAGCTCGCCGACCGCTACAACCGGGTGATCGTGGACGACCTGACCGGACTCGGGCTCTCCTACGACCTGTTCACCCGGACCACGACGCGCAACCACTACGCGGTGGCCCAGGAGCTGTTCAAGACCCTGCACCGCAACGGGTACCTGATCCCCAAAGCAACGAAGGGCGCGATCAGCCCGTCGACCGGCCGGACGCTGCCCGACCGCTTCATCGAGGGCACCTGCCCGATCTGCGGCTACCCGAGCGCCCGCGGCGACCAGTGCGACAACTGCGGCAACCAGCTCGACCCCACCGACCTGATCGACCCGCGCTCGAAGATCAACGGGGAGACGCCGCAGTTCGTCGAGACCGAGCACTTCTTCCTGGACCTGCCGGCGCTGGCCGAGGCGCTCGGGTCCTGGTTGCAGACCCGCACCGACTGGCGGCCGAACGTCCTCAAGTTCTCGCTGAACCTGCTCGACGACATCAAGCCGCGGGCGATGACGCGGGACATCGACTGGGGCGTGCCGGTGCCGCTGCCCGGTTGGGAGAACAACCCCAGCAAGCGGCTCTACGTCTGGTTCGACGCGGTGATCGGGTACCTCTCGGCGTCGGTCGAGTGGGCGCGCCGCTCGGGGGAGCCGGACGCGTGGAAGTCTTGGTGGTGCAACCCCGAGGCGTCCTCGTTCTACTTCATGGGCAAGGACAACATCACGTTCCACTCCCAGATCTGGCCGGCGGAGCTGCTCGGTTACGACGGTCGTGGGTCGCGCGGTGGTTCGCCGGGCGAGTTCGGGACGCTGGAGCTGCCGACCGAGGTGGTCTCCAGCGAGTTCCTCACGATGGAGGGCAAGAAGTTCTCCTCGTCCCGGCGGGTGGTCATCTACGTCAACGACTTCCTGTCCCGGTACGACGCCGACGCGCTGCGGTACTTCATCGCGGCGGCCGGTCCGGAGAACCAGGACACGGACTTCACCTGGACGGAGTTCCGGCGCCGCAACAACGACGAGCTGGTCGCCGGCTGGGGCAACCTGGTCAACCGGTCGATCTCGCTGGCGGCCAAGAACGTCGGTGCGGTGCCCACCCCCGGGACGCTCACCGAGGCCGACGCTGCGCTGCTCGACTCGTCGAAGGCTGCGTTCGCGTCGGTGGGAGCGCTGCTCGAGCGGTCCCGGTTCAAGGCGGCGATCGGCGAGGCGATGCGGGTGGTCGGCGACGCGAACAAGTACCTCTCCGACCAGGCGCCGTGGACGTTGAAGGATCCTTCTACCCACGAGCGTCGGGACACGGTCCTGTACACCGCACTCCAGGTCGTCGACGACTGCAAGGCCCTGCTGACGCCGTTCCTGCCGCACTCCGCCCAGAAGGTGCACGAGCTGCTCGGTGAGACCGGCGTCTGGTCGGGTTCGCCTGAGGTCCGCGAGGTTTCCGAGGAGGGCGGACCGGACTACCCGGTGATCAGTGGCGACTACGCGGCCGCGTCCGCCCGCTGGGTGTCCCGGCCGATCGAGGTCGGGCGTCCGCTCGCGCCCCCGAAGCCGGTGTTCAAGAAGCTCGACGAGTCGATCGTGGAGGAAGAGTTGGCGCGGCTGGGGGATTCGTGA
- a CDS encoding FAD-dependent oxidoreductase, whose product MHALVIGGGVAGAAAAIALRRAGLDATIYERHPDVADDVGLFLTFAGNGMDALRVLGAAEPVEAAAFPTPRMVMRSGTGRVLGRMAHGAEGATSRTIRRADLYRALRDEAVRRGVPVEYGKSLVGVEQTPDGVRARFADGSEAQGDLLVGCDGLHSLTRTVIDPDAPAPRYVPVLNTGGYARGVEVDAEPGTFTMVFGKRAFFGYVPAPNGEVWWFANPPYPTPPTAAELAEIATGDAWRQRLLDLFAGDRSPAVALIEASTNPMTGWATYDLRAVPNWYRGRVVLAGDAAHATAPSSGQGASMAIEDAVVLAKCLRDLPDVADAFATYVALRRPRVERVVAAGARTSSMKAAGPVGRVLRDAMMPVFLRLASRSMNNDWMYRYHVDWDTPAA is encoded by the coding sequence ATGCATGCGCTTGTCATCGGTGGTGGCGTCGCCGGCGCGGCGGCCGCGATCGCGCTCCGCCGCGCCGGTCTGGACGCGACGATCTACGAGCGGCATCCGGACGTCGCGGACGACGTCGGGCTGTTCCTCACGTTCGCCGGCAACGGAATGGACGCTCTGCGCGTTCTCGGGGCGGCCGAGCCGGTCGAGGCCGCCGCGTTCCCGACGCCCCGGATGGTGATGCGCAGCGGAACCGGCCGGGTGCTCGGCCGGATGGCGCACGGGGCCGAGGGCGCGACGAGCCGGACGATCCGCCGTGCCGACCTGTACCGGGCGCTTCGCGACGAGGCGGTGCGGCGGGGCGTGCCGGTCGAGTACGGCAAGAGCCTGGTCGGCGTCGAGCAGACGCCGGACGGCGTCCGAGCCCGCTTCGCGGACGGGAGCGAGGCGCAGGGCGACCTCCTGGTCGGGTGCGACGGCCTGCACTCGTTGACCCGGACCGTCATCGACCCGGACGCACCGGCTCCGCGGTACGTGCCGGTACTGAACACCGGTGGCTACGCCCGCGGTGTGGAGGTCGACGCCGAGCCGGGAACGTTCACGATGGTCTTCGGCAAGCGCGCGTTCTTCGGCTACGTACCGGCGCCGAACGGCGAGGTGTGGTGGTTCGCCAACCCGCCGTATCCCACCCCGCCGACGGCGGCGGAACTCGCCGAGATCGCCACGGGTGACGCGTGGCGGCAACGGCTGCTCGACCTCTTCGCCGGAGATCGCTCGCCGGCCGTCGCGTTGATCGAGGCGAGCACGAACCCCATGACCGGCTGGGCCACGTACGACCTCCGCGCGGTGCCGAACTGGTACCGCGGGCGAGTGGTCCTGGCCGGGGACGCCGCACACGCGACGGCACCGTCGTCCGGGCAGGGGGCGTCGATGGCGATCGAGGACGCGGTGGTGCTCGCCAAGTGCCTGCGGGACCTGCCCGACGTCGCGGACGCGTTCGCCACCTACGTCGCGCTGCGCCGGCCGCGGGTGGAGCGGGTCGTGGCGGCCGGCGCAAGGACCAGCTCGATGAAGGCCGCCGGGCCGGTGGGGCGAGTGCTGCGGGACGCGATGATGCCGGTGTTCCTGCGACTGGCGTCGCGTTCGATGAACAACGACTGGATGTACCGCTACCACGTCGACTGGGATACACCCGCCGCGTAA
- a CDS encoding SCO2525 family SAM-dependent methyltransferase, giving the protein MDAGQPRNEEVNWNDFDAKSYLRHNYRTLRGDDRNFIIATRDHFTAHPPRPGAIGVDLGTGANLYPAFTMLPFVEKLTLLDRSVSNVRWIAGQLCFYDRSWDPFWQVLCENAIYRRIMDPRAAFRRAGSVLLRDLYTFEPEVQYDIGTMFFVAESISADWEEFKLALERFLTLLKPGAPLASAFMENSRGYQVAGKPFPAVRVDRDDITRLLSPVVEGLSVHYEPAATEDGSLREGYDGMILAVGRKKV; this is encoded by the coding sequence ATGGATGCCGGCCAGCCGCGCAATGAAGAAGTCAACTGGAACGATTTCGATGCGAAAAGCTATCTCCGGCACAACTACCGGACGCTGCGCGGGGACGACCGAAACTTCATCATCGCGACGCGCGACCATTTCACCGCCCACCCGCCGCGCCCGGGCGCGATCGGTGTCGATCTCGGAACCGGCGCCAATTTGTATCCGGCTTTCACGATGCTTCCCTTCGTCGAGAAGTTGACGTTGCTGGACCGCTCCGTATCGAACGTGCGATGGATTGCCGGACAGTTGTGTTTCTACGATCGATCGTGGGATCCTTTTTGGCAAGTTTTGTGCGAGAACGCAATCTATCGCCGAATCATGGATCCGCGAGCCGCGTTTCGTCGGGCCGGGTCGGTCCTCCTCCGTGACCTCTACACGTTCGAGCCGGAGGTGCAGTACGACATCGGGACGATGTTCTTCGTAGCGGAGTCGATCTCGGCCGACTGGGAAGAGTTCAAACTCGCCCTGGAGCGTTTCCTGACGCTACTCAAGCCAGGGGCGCCGTTGGCCAGTGCATTCATGGAGAACTCGCGGGGTTATCAGGTGGCAGGCAAGCCCTTCCCGGCGGTACGGGTGGACCGGGATGACATCACCCGCCTGCTCTCGCCGGTGGTGGAGGGGCTGAGCGTGCACTACGAGCCGGCGGCCACCGAGGACGGATCGCTCCGCGAGGGTTATGACGGCATGATCCTCGCCGTCGGCCGGAAGAAGGTGTAG
- a CDS encoding TatD family hydrolase, with protein sequence MSGRSGEAPPDPEPLAVPVLDSHTHLDVQGGDPAAALARAAAVGVTRVVQVGCDVPSSTWAADLAAAHPGVAATVAIHPNDVPALEDLDGALAEIEKLASRPEVRGIGETGLDFYRTGPEGIAAQEESFRAHIAIAKRSGKALVIHDRDAHEDVFRVLSSEGAPEKVVFHCYSGDEAMARRCADAGYVMSFAGTLTFKNAQNLRDAAAVAPRDLLLVETDGPFLTPMPYRGRPNAPYLIPLIVRALAEVRGDDIDELSAALWATGERVFGPWG encoded by the coding sequence GTGAGCGGTCGTTCGGGGGAAGCGCCTCCCGATCCCGAGCCGCTCGCGGTTCCGGTGCTCGACAGCCACACCCACCTCGACGTCCAGGGTGGTGACCCCGCCGCGGCCCTCGCCAGGGCCGCGGCGGTGGGCGTCACCCGGGTCGTCCAGGTGGGGTGCGACGTACCGTCCTCGACCTGGGCCGCCGACCTCGCGGCCGCGCATCCGGGGGTGGCCGCCACGGTGGCGATCCACCCCAACGACGTGCCCGCGTTGGAGGACCTCGACGGCGCTCTCGCGGAGATCGAGAAGCTGGCGTCGCGGCCCGAGGTTCGTGGCATCGGGGAGACCGGCCTGGACTTCTACCGGACCGGTCCGGAGGGGATAGCGGCGCAGGAGGAGTCGTTCCGGGCACACATCGCGATCGCGAAGCGGTCCGGCAAGGCGCTGGTGATCCACGACCGGGACGCCCACGAGGACGTTTTCCGAGTGCTCTCCTCGGAAGGAGCGCCGGAGAAGGTCGTTTTCCACTGCTACTCGGGCGACGAGGCGATGGCCCGCCGCTGTGCCGACGCCGGGTACGTGATGAGCTTCGCCGGCACGTTGACGTTCAAGAACGCGCAGAACCTGCGGGACGCCGCTGCGGTGGCGCCACGGGACCTCCTGCTGGTGGAGACCGACGGTCCGTTCCTGACGCCGATGCCGTATCGCGGACGTCCTAACGCTCCGTACTTGATTCCACTGATCGTGCGGGCGTTGGCCGAGGTCCGTGGCGACGACATCGACGAGTTGTCCGCCGCGCTCTGGGCCACCGGGGAACGCGTCTTCGGGCCCTGGGGATAG
- a CDS encoding SCO2521 family protein — translation MSEIHTGLAQYPTSVPSRVARQALALQRVGESVRAFERPVPYVVSPDAFVGVDCRLVTSSGGRPRVVGAVASRASISGERILQSSAMVEVVRSESDRRRPWAYYLTRPGIVETIGKTRPDAIADGFLTAAAGSGLYLGGIAERLMDEVQRSLLREGQKLPAARRPRAIRGARTQLRWVLQLTEDGGEDRVAFGLQDGSLRVLRIRSSSLTPDQAGDFAAVVARHDWLLTALKTYVDRSRLDQGIDDQALAKLQPIVDHLLHLWMPTARLDDQLTPYWESLERASGFSRQWDTQVARIRDQLAMHTITLLRGLGSRAEPRAVGE, via the coding sequence ATGAGCGAGATCCACACCGGGCTGGCCCAGTACCCGACATCCGTACCGTCGAGGGTGGCCAGGCAAGCGCTCGCCTTGCAGCGGGTCGGTGAGTCGGTACGCGCTTTCGAACGGCCCGTGCCCTACGTCGTCTCCCCGGACGCCTTCGTCGGCGTCGATTGTCGTCTCGTGACCTCGTCCGGCGGCCGACCCCGGGTGGTGGGCGCCGTCGCGAGCCGCGCCTCGATCAGCGGGGAGCGAATTCTTCAATCGTCGGCGATGGTCGAGGTGGTCCGGAGCGAATCCGACCGACGCCGGCCCTGGGCGTACTACCTGACTCGTCCGGGCATCGTGGAGACCATCGGTAAGACCCGGCCGGACGCGATCGCCGATGGCTTCCTGACCGCGGCGGCGGGCTCCGGACTGTACCTGGGTGGTATCGCGGAGCGGCTCATGGACGAGGTGCAGCGTTCGCTCCTGAGAGAGGGGCAGAAGCTACCGGCGGCGCGACGCCCGCGCGCGATCCGGGGCGCGCGGACCCAACTCCGCTGGGTACTGCAGCTCACCGAGGACGGCGGTGAGGATCGCGTCGCGTTCGGCCTGCAAGACGGATCGCTGCGAGTGCTCCGGATACGATCCTCCTCCCTGACGCCGGACCAGGCCGGTGATTTCGCCGCGGTCGTGGCCAGGCACGACTGGTTGCTCACCGCGTTGAAGACCTACGTCGACCGAAGCCGCCTCGATCAGGGCATCGACGACCAGGCGTTGGCGAAGCTGCAGCCGATCGTGGATCACCTGCTGCACCTGTGGATGCCGACGGCCCGGTTGGACGACCAGCTGACGCCGTACTGGGAAAGCCTGGAGCGCGCATCGGGGTTCAGCCGGCAGTGGGACACGCAGGTCGCTCGTATCCGCGATCAGCTAGCGATGCACACGATCACTCTGTTGCGCGGGCTGGGTAGCCGGGCGGAGCCCCGAGCCGTCGGCGAGTAG